From Clostridia bacterium, the proteins below share one genomic window:
- the nusG gene encoding transcription termination/antitermination protein NusG: MSEIAKWYVVHTYSGYENKVKANLEKIVENRSMQDYVLDIVVPMEEQIEIKDGKKKATLKKVFPGYVLVKMVMTDESWYIIRNTRGVTGFVGPGSKPVPLTDDEVKMMGVEEFLPTLDYEEGDNVRVVSGPLENFIGIVEEINMEKKKVRVSVSMFGRETPVELELTQIQKI; encoded by the coding sequence ATGTCTGAAATTGCCAAATGGTATGTAGTTCATACATACTCTGGCTATGAAAACAAAGTAAAAGCAAATCTTGAGAAAATTGTAGAAAACAGAAGTATGCAGGACTATGTCCTTGACATCGTTGTTCCTATGGAAGAACAGATAGAGATTAAGGACGGAAAGAAGAAAGCAACTTTAAAAAAAGTCTTTCCCGGCTACGTTTTAGTAAAAATGGTTATGACGGACGAGTCCTGGTATATTATTAGAAACACCAGAGGTGTGACCGGATTTGTGGGACCGGGATCAAAACCTGTTCCATTGACAGATGATGAAGTAAAAATGATGGGTGTGGAAGAATTCTTACCTACTCTTGATTACGAAGAAGGCGATAATGTGAGGGTTGTTTCAGGTCCTCTTGAAAACTTTATCGGTATCGTAGAAGAGATAAATATGGAAAAGAAGAAGGTTCGTGTATCTGTTTCCATGTTTGGCAGAGAAACACCTGTTGAGTTGGAATTGACACAAATACAGAAGATATAG